TTAGATAACCTAAAGTCCATATTGTTCGACCCATAGAGTCTTCTGAACCTATGGACTCTAAAAACTTTAAATCATAAGACATAAAATTCCTGAACCACCCGTTTTCTTCCTGAGAATAATAGATATAAGATAGATATGTTTTGATCAATCCATTCTCTATGGGTTTATTTTCCTCTACTGAAAACATTAGCAATAACAATAATGCTCTTGAATTATCGTCGAGACAATATCCATGATGATAGTCTGGGATATTGAATTTTGCGTGTTGGTAAATTCCAGTTTCGCTTGTGAAACCTTTTATGTATCCTAAATTGATCTGTGGTACATCTTCAAAAAAATGCTTTACAATTTTATTATAGTCTGTTAAATCCAATCTTATTTCTTTTTATATTATGATGAAATTAAATTGTTTGATTTTCCAGGGTTCAAGAATTTAATATTCATATTCAAGCTTTTAAATTCCTGAATTTTATTTTTAGGTTGGATAATCTTTGAAATTAGCTTTAAATGAGATTTTCCAACGTTTTGCCAAGACATTGATTTACCAAATTCTTCAGCATTATTCATGTATTTCTTCATGATTACTGGATTTTCCAATAATTCATTAATAATATAGGCTAGTCCATCCGAATCGTTAAAATCAAATAATCTTCCTCTATCATTAGCTAGTAGATCCTTCGCATACCAATATGGAGTTGAAAGTACAGCTGCACCGGCGCCTAATGCAAATGAAAGTGTGCCACTACTCATCTGATTGACATTTGGATATGGGGTTACATAAATATCACAAGCTTTAAGATAAATCTGAAGCAATTCATCGCTTACAAAATGATCTACGAAAAAGACTTTCCCAGATAGCTTAAGTTCAGCAGCTGCATGAATTAAACTATTTTTATAAGTATCGCCTTCTTCTTTTAAAACATTCGGGTGAGTTGCACCAACTATAATGTAAACAAATTCTTCATCCCTAATTTTTGAACAAGCTTTGATAGCCACTTCATAACCTTTGCTTCGTCCCAATAAACCAAATGAAAGCATGACTTTCTTTCCTTCCAACCCTAATCTGGCTTTTGCATTTTCACGGCTGATTTTAAAATTTGGAACTCCATGAGGAATTAATTCTAACTTATCAGAATCTATTTTATATACGTTTTTAAGCATCTCAATTCCACGTTGAGTCATCACAGTAATTCTATCACTCAATGCGGAAAGTTTTTGGATTACATCCAATTCATCTTTGCTTGGTTCTTGTAGGATTGTGTGAAGATTTGTGATCAAAGGAACATTCATTCTCAAAACTAAGTCGAGGATGAAATTTCCAGCTTCGCCACCAAAAATTCCAAATTCATGTTGTAGGATACAACAATCATAATTCTGTTTATTGATCCAATCAGCGGCTTTTAAATAATCTGATTTATCATTCCTGTCGATTGTATTGACAACCTCTGGAGGGTATGTGGATTCTGTACCATCAGAAATGGCGATGATTTCGACCTCATTGGTAATGTCTTCAATAGATTGAAATAAATCGTGTGTGAATGTAGCTATGCCGCATTTTCGAGGCATATAAGTTCCGATGATTAAAATTTTCATAGATATCCTTTTGCAATATGTTAGTACAAAAATCTTGTAGTACCTTATGAACAATGCTTTATTCTAAATTGTTCGACGCTCATCGACAAATAAATTAAATATGACAAAGAATAAACAAGAATGCCTTTTATACGTTTTATAATTTGACATGTCTGTCAAAACATCGTTTTTATGGGAATTACAGTTAATAGAAAGAATATATTATTTAAGCCAAAATTGGATAGAGTTCTGGCTCGGAGATTCAATTTGTCGCCTGAGAGATCGAAAAGGATCATTCAAAGAGTACTGGCTTTGTCGGATGAACAGAAAAATAGTTTAATTACTCAGATATTGAGGAATTATGCCCGCAGGCACCGTAGCGTGTTAAATGTATTAGAAAGAAATTTTAAGTTCAAAGAACAAGAATTAAAGGATCTTAAAATAGACTCAAAAAAACTGAGTGATGTGGAGAAATTGTTAATCGGTTCCTTTTTTACAATGGAATATTCAATTGAAGCCGCAGCTTATTTTAATCCATCAATCGTAATTTCTCCTGACCAATCGCAAACCACATGAGGGTGAAAAAAGAGTAATATTAAGTTTTAGGGCAGTAGGGGAAGGGCACTTGTCATCAATTGTATTCCGATCAGGAATCATTGATAAAAATTTAAACATTGAATTAGATGAGGTAGGAATATTATTAGATAAACCTAAACATGTAAAAAACTATCGATATAAAAAGGATGACTTTATGGAGAAGTTATTGCTGCTCCATAATCCAGAGAAGAAAATCCTAAAAATTGTAGAAGAGAAAATAGCGGATACTTTTATTTATGATGAGCTCGTCCGGTTTATAAAAGAAATTGAAGAGGAGAATGAGTTAAGTCACGACAGTCAGATCCTGATGCAACAAATGCTTTGGTTGGCATCTTCT
The Sphingobacterium daejeonense genome window above contains:
- a CDS encoding glycosyltransferase family 4 protein, with the protein product MKILIIGTYMPRKCGIATFTHDLFQSIEDITNEVEIIAISDGTESTYPPEVVNTIDRNDKSDYLKAADWINKQNYDCCILQHEFGIFGGEAGNFILDLVLRMNVPLITNLHTILQEPSKDELDVIQKLSALSDRITVMTQRGIEMLKNVYKIDSDKLELIPHGVPNFKISRENAKARLGLEGKKVMLSFGLLGRSKGYEVAIKACSKIRDEEFVYIIVGATHPNVLKEEGDTYKNSLIHAAAELKLSGKVFFVDHFVSDELLQIYLKACDIYVTPYPNVNQMSSGTLSFALGAGAAVLSTPYWYAKDLLANDRGRLFDFNDSDGLAYIINELLENPVIMKKYMNNAEEFGKSMSWQNVGKSHLKLISKIIQPKNKIQEFKSLNMNIKFLNPGKSNNLISS